A part of Mustela erminea isolate mMusErm1 chromosome 9, mMusErm1.Pri, whole genome shotgun sequence genomic DNA contains:
- the CD3E gene encoding T-cell surface glycoprotein CD3 epsilon chain, whose protein sequence is MQPGKLWRILGLCLLLVGAWGQEEGYKVSISGTMVVLTCPEEVDTNSIKWEKNGEAIEGANEMQYTMHTFSEVEDSGSYTCFSDKLKKNSLYLKARVCKNCIEMSRMAVVAIIVADVCITLGLLLLVYYWSKNRKANATAVMRAKGAGGRTRGQNKEKPPPVPNPDYEPIRKGQQDLYSGLNQRGI, encoded by the exons ATGCAGCCGGGGAAGCTCTGGAGAATTCTGGGACTCTGTCTCTTATTAG ttgGCGCTTGGGGGCAGGAAGAAG GGTATAAAGTCTCCATCTCTGGAACTATGGTAGTGCTGACATGCCCTGAGGAGGTTGATACCAACagtataaaatgggaaaaaaatggtgaAGCAATAGAAGGAGCTAATGAAATGCAGTACACTATGCATACATTCTCAGAAGTGGAAGACAGTGGTTCTTATACCTGCTTTTCAGACAAATTGAAGAAGAACTCTCTCTACCTGAAAGCAAGAG TGTGTAAGAACTGCATAGAGATGAGTCGGATGGCGGTGGTTGCAATCATCGTCGCTGACGTCTGCATTACTCTGGGCTTGCTTCTGCTGGTCTATTACTGGAGCAAGAATAGGAAGGCCAATGCCACAGCCGTGATGAGAGCAAAAGGTGCTGGCGGCAGGACTAGGG GACAAAACAAGGAGAAGCCACCACCTGTTCCCAATCCGGACTATGAG CCCATCCGGAAAGGCCAGCAGGACCTGTATTCCGGCCTGAATCAGAGAGGCATCTGA